The following DNA comes from Riemerella anatipestifer ATCC 11845 = DSM 15868.
TTAATAAAAGGCTCGGCTACCTTATCCATTTCAATGGCAGATTGTAGTCTTGTTTTAATGCCGATGTCTTCCAAAGCACCTTGTAGAGCCATACCATTGATGACGGTTGCCAGCATTCCCATATAGTCGCCTTGTACTCTATCCATTCCTTTGGCAGCCCCTGCTAGCCCTCTGAAAATATTGCCTCCTCCTATTACGATAGCGACCTCGCAACCTTGGTCTACTACTTTCTTAATCTCTGTGGCATATTCCTTTAGTCTGTCGTTATCTATACCGTATTGTAGGTTTCCCATAAGTGCTTCACCACTAAGTTTTAGAAGGATTCTTTTATATTTCATAGGTTTACTTTTTAATTAAATCAATATTTACTTTGGACTAAAATTTCCTCTGCAAATATAAGTATTACGATAGAATTAACTCTCATTTGAATTAATTAAATATCAAAAAAAGATTCTAGGTTTTGTTTAATTTTATGAATAAACCTTATGATGATGTTAATGAGTAAAACTTAATTGTTATTTTTGTGGCAGAGAATATAGAAGCGATGACATTAGAAGAAATACAAGCTGGACAGGTATTTTTGGTAGATAAGCCTTTGGATTGGACTTCCTTTCAGGCGGTTAACAAAATGAAATTCAAACTGAAAAGAGAGTTTAAGCTAAAGAAGATTAAAATTGGTCATGCAGGAACATTAGACCCTAGAGCCACAGGGCTTTTGGTGGTCTGCACAGGCAAAGCTACCAAGACTATCCCAGAAATACAAAATGCTCCAAAAGAGTACCACGCCGAAATAAAAATTGGAGTCCAGACGGCTTCTTATGACACCGAAGAACCAGAAATATTACCCCAAGATATTAGTACCATCACTAAAGAGCAAATTTTAGAAACTTTGGATAGCTTTGTGGGAGAGATAGACCAAACGCCACCTATATTTTCTGCGATTAAAGTAGATGGCGAAAGAGCATACAATCTTGCCAGAGCAGGTGAAGAGGTGGAACTAAAGAAACGGAAAACCACCATTTACTTTATAGACAATATAGAGGTTGATTTGCCTTTTGTGAGGTTTAGTGTAGGGTGTTCCAAAGGGACTTATATCCGAAGTTTAGCACACGATATAGGTCAGGCTTTAGGTGTAGGAGCTTATCTTACACAGCTGAGAAGGACTAAG
Coding sequences within:
- the truB gene encoding tRNA pseudouridine(55) synthase TruB encodes the protein MTLEEIQAGQVFLVDKPLDWTSFQAVNKMKFKLKREFKLKKIKIGHAGTLDPRATGLLVVCTGKATKTIPEIQNAPKEYHAEIKIGVQTASYDTEEPEILPQDISTITKEQILETLDSFVGEIDQTPPIFSAIKVDGERAYNLARAGEEVELKKRKTTIYFIDNIEVDLPFVRFSVGCSKGTYIRSLAHDIGQALGVGAYLTQLRRTKIGDFSVEQASEQFLTNEFSFTNNI